One genomic window of Carassius gibelio isolate Cgi1373 ecotype wild population from Czech Republic chromosome A10, carGib1.2-hapl.c, whole genome shotgun sequence includes the following:
- the LOC128021479 gene encoding uncharacterized protein LOC128021479 isoform X4, with protein MATKGKDRAAMFTATEQRLLLETYEEFKDVITKKGNTAAINKAREKGWQEIADRLNASNLSEGKRTWQQVKIKYKNIVQNATKKKTEVAGTGGGPPPASFTPAEELALEINKGRPVLEGIEGGTSSKMISRSIRSEYIKDSVCCMDPPDIMLPWSQGEVMGVEEDEETVSVCSRRPEDADTVLEPSQSGTTCDKNPENIKGVYKRYLLKQMEVIDIDIQYKKLKMRKLELEIQQLQKNANSL; from the exons ATGGCAACAAAAGGAAAAGATAGAGCAGCGATGTTCACGGCAACGGAACAGCGTTTGCTATTGGAAACATATGAAGAATTTAAAGATGTCATCACCAAAAAAGGCAATACAGCGGCAATAAATAAAGCAAGAGAGAAAGGTTGGCAGGAAATTGCTGATCGTCTCAATGC CAGCAACTTAAGTGAAGGAAAAAGAACCTGGCAGcaggtgaaaataaaatataaaaatatagttcaGAATG cgaCCAAAAAGAAGACTGAGGTTGCTGGCACTGGGGGAGGGCCACCACCAGCCAGCTTCACTCCTGCAGAGGAGCTGGCTTTGGAAATTAATAAAGGGAGGCCCGTCCTTGAGGGAATAGAGGGGGGGACATCATCTAAAATGATATCACGTAGTATAAGGAGTGAGTATataaaag aTTCTGTATGCTGTATGGATCCACCAGACATCATGTTGCCT TGGTCACAGGGAGAAGTGATGGGAgttgaggaggatgaggagactGTGTCTGTATGTTCAAGGAGGCCTGAG GATGCTGACACTGTTCTAGAGCCCTCTCAGTCTGGGACCACATGTGACAAA AACCCAGAAAACATAAAAGGAGTGTATAAACGCTACCTCCTTAAACAAATGGAAGTGATTGATATCGACATCCAGTATAAAAAACTGAAGATGAGGAAGTTGGAGCTGGAAATTCAACAGCTACAGAAAAATGCAA ATTCACTCTGA
- the LOC128021479 gene encoding uncharacterized protein LOC128021479 isoform X2 — translation MATKGKDRAAMFTATEQRLLLETYEEFKDVITKKGNTAAINKAREKGWQEIADRLNANLSEGKRTWQQVKIKYKNIVQNATKKKTEVAGTGGGPPPASFTPAEELALEINKGRPVLEGIEGGTSSKMISRSIRSEYIKDSVCCMDPPDIMLPWSQGEVMGVEEDEETVSVCSRRPEDADTVLEPSQSGTTCDKNPENIKGVYKRYLLKQMEVIDIDIQYKKLKMRKLELEIQQLQKNASRTTIFKKGKGKKNDLFDHFPQHLFVRFHP, via the exons ATGGCAACAAAAGGAAAAGATAGAGCAGCGATGTTCACGGCAACGGAACAGCGTTTGCTATTGGAAACATATGAAGAATTTAAAGATGTCATCACCAAAAAAGGCAATACAGCGGCAATAAATAAAGCAAGAGAGAAAGGTTGGCAGGAAATTGCTGATCGTCTCAATGC CAACTTAAGTGAAGGAAAAAGAACCTGGCAGcaggtgaaaataaaatataaaaatatagttcaGAATG cgaCCAAAAAGAAGACTGAGGTTGCTGGCACTGGGGGAGGGCCACCACCAGCCAGCTTCACTCCTGCAGAGGAGCTGGCTTTGGAAATTAATAAAGGGAGGCCCGTCCTTGAGGGAATAGAGGGGGGGACATCATCTAAAATGATATCACGTAGTATAAGGAGTGAGTATataaaag aTTCTGTATGCTGTATGGATCCACCAGACATCATGTTGCCT TGGTCACAGGGAGAAGTGATGGGAgttgaggaggatgaggagactGTGTCTGTATGTTCAAGGAGGCCTGAG GATGCTGACACTGTTCTAGAGCCCTCTCAGTCTGGGACCACATGTGACAAA AACCCAGAAAACATAAAAGGAGTGTATAAACGCTACCTCCTTAAACAAATGGAAGTGATTGATATCGACATCCAGTATAAAAAACTGAAGATGAGGAAGTTGGAGCTGGAAATTCAACAGCTACAGAAAAATGCAAGTAGAACTAccatttttaaaaaaggaaaaggaaaaaaaaatgacctTTTTGATCACTTTCCACAACATTTATTTGTGCGTTTTCACCCCTAA
- the LOC128021479 gene encoding uncharacterized protein LOC128021479 isoform X1, translating to MATKGKDRAAMFTATEQRLLLETYEEFKDVITKKGNTAAINKAREKGWQEIADRLNASNLSEGKRTWQQVKIKYKNIVQNATKKKTEVAGTGGGPPPASFTPAEELALEINKGRPVLEGIEGGTSSKMISRSIRSEYIKDSVCCMDPPDIMLPWSQGEVMGVEEDEETVSVCSRRPEDADTVLEPSQSGTTCDKNPENIKGVYKRYLLKQMEVIDIDIQYKKLKMRKLELEIQQLQKNASRTTIFKKGKGKKNDLFDHFPQHLFVRFHP from the exons ATGGCAACAAAAGGAAAAGATAGAGCAGCGATGTTCACGGCAACGGAACAGCGTTTGCTATTGGAAACATATGAAGAATTTAAAGATGTCATCACCAAAAAAGGCAATACAGCGGCAATAAATAAAGCAAGAGAGAAAGGTTGGCAGGAAATTGCTGATCGTCTCAATGC CAGCAACTTAAGTGAAGGAAAAAGAACCTGGCAGcaggtgaaaataaaatataaaaatatagttcaGAATG cgaCCAAAAAGAAGACTGAGGTTGCTGGCACTGGGGGAGGGCCACCACCAGCCAGCTTCACTCCTGCAGAGGAGCTGGCTTTGGAAATTAATAAAGGGAGGCCCGTCCTTGAGGGAATAGAGGGGGGGACATCATCTAAAATGATATCACGTAGTATAAGGAGTGAGTATataaaag aTTCTGTATGCTGTATGGATCCACCAGACATCATGTTGCCT TGGTCACAGGGAGAAGTGATGGGAgttgaggaggatgaggagactGTGTCTGTATGTTCAAGGAGGCCTGAG GATGCTGACACTGTTCTAGAGCCCTCTCAGTCTGGGACCACATGTGACAAA AACCCAGAAAACATAAAAGGAGTGTATAAACGCTACCTCCTTAAACAAATGGAAGTGATTGATATCGACATCCAGTATAAAAAACTGAAGATGAGGAAGTTGGAGCTGGAAATTCAACAGCTACAGAAAAATGCAAGTAGAACTAccatttttaaaaaaggaaaaggaaaaaaaaatgacctTTTTGATCACTTTCCACAACATTTATTTGTGCGTTTTCACCCCTAA
- the LOC128021479 gene encoding uncharacterized protein LOC128021479 isoform X3, with translation MATKGKDRAAMFTATEQRLLLETYEEFKDVITKKGNTAAINKAREKGWQEIADRLNASNLSEGKRTWQQVKIKYKNIVQNATKKKTEVAGTGGGPPPASFTPAEELALEINKGRPVLEGIEGGTSSKMISRSIRSEYIKDSVCCMDPPDIMLPGEVMGVEEDEETVSVCSRRPEDADTVLEPSQSGTTCDKNPENIKGVYKRYLLKQMEVIDIDIQYKKLKMRKLELEIQQLQKNASRTTIFKKGKGKKNDLFDHFPQHLFVRFHP, from the exons ATGGCAACAAAAGGAAAAGATAGAGCAGCGATGTTCACGGCAACGGAACAGCGTTTGCTATTGGAAACATATGAAGAATTTAAAGATGTCATCACCAAAAAAGGCAATACAGCGGCAATAAATAAAGCAAGAGAGAAAGGTTGGCAGGAAATTGCTGATCGTCTCAATGC CAGCAACTTAAGTGAAGGAAAAAGAACCTGGCAGcaggtgaaaataaaatataaaaatatagttcaGAATG cgaCCAAAAAGAAGACTGAGGTTGCTGGCACTGGGGGAGGGCCACCACCAGCCAGCTTCACTCCTGCAGAGGAGCTGGCTTTGGAAATTAATAAAGGGAGGCCCGTCCTTGAGGGAATAGAGGGGGGGACATCATCTAAAATGATATCACGTAGTATAAGGAGTGAGTATataaaag aTTCTGTATGCTGTATGGATCCACCAGACATCATGTTGCCT GGAGAAGTGATGGGAgttgaggaggatgaggagactGTGTCTGTATGTTCAAGGAGGCCTGAG GATGCTGACACTGTTCTAGAGCCCTCTCAGTCTGGGACCACATGTGACAAA AACCCAGAAAACATAAAAGGAGTGTATAAACGCTACCTCCTTAAACAAATGGAAGTGATTGATATCGACATCCAGTATAAAAAACTGAAGATGAGGAAGTTGGAGCTGGAAATTCAACAGCTACAGAAAAATGCAAGTAGAACTAccatttttaaaaaaggaaaaggaaaaaaaaatgacctTTTTGATCACTTTCCACAACATTTATTTGTGCGTTTTCACCCCTAA